One genomic segment of Carassius carassius chromosome 21, fCarCar2.1, whole genome shotgun sequence includes these proteins:
- the LOC132098104 gene encoding myotubularin-related protein 3-like isoform X3 encodes MEEEGQQSLECIQANQIFPRKPPVLDDDDLQVPFPELHGECTAFVGRAEDAIIAMSSYRLHIKFKESVVNNCSCEVSVPLQLIESVECRDMFQMHITCKDCKVIRCQFSTFEQCQEWLKRLNPAVRPPSQIEELFSFAFHAWCVEKEQHGDLCRPGDHVLSRFHNEVERMGFDTQNAWRVSEINNKYKLCSNYPQLLLVPAWITDKELENVAGFRSWKRIPAVVYRHQSTGAVIARCGQPEVSWWGWRNADDEHLVQSIARACAVDSSSCKGVSSSFSHEYTNGADLSDVDFDSSMTNSSEVETLAIQPRKLLILDARSYAAAVANRAKGGGCECPEYYPNCEVVFMGMANIHSIRKSFQSLRFLCTQMPDPANWLSALESTKWLQHLSLLLKASLLVVNAVDRDHRPVLVHCSDGWDRTPQIVALAKLLLDPYYRTIEGFQVLVETEWLDFGHKFADRCGHGENAEDLNERCPVFLQWLDCVHQLQRQFPCSFEFNEAFLVKLVQHTYSCLFGTFLCNSGKEREDRHIQERTCSVWSLLRAANRSFRNMLYSSHSETVLHPVCHVRNLMLWTAVYLPSSSPTTPSDDSCAPYPAPGANPEDQPLGRRPKTRSFDNLPSACEVGNPLTSNRRSSDPSLNEKWQDHRRSLELNIGTGADGATSPDSDERVNGQTVVGLVGTLPSGGTENGDGLGDVRLPMVEGVSEAELTIGVAAGQMENILQEATKDESPPESHRDTKADHTYKTSALNGGSNDVACPQEGSVEAQLTADAQESKAKSLGDANVSGHFSEDGIPSEASSALSQEISGSQDLEKVVEKHVIPEHNPSRNTNNIPPNGLRTVSNSHGQETIEREKRLSLLESSTETLTEDLGVRPESLGPLTIPPPLKTLAESSCLKQGLRADPRTLNNTPKCPSLSAFPPITDLLNPVCNGDSPDLEPSTPQWAARTNGERATLSRQVSLASCSSLTLQARGACSHHRCLHLGFLGRPSFSPPEPPSARSHLDDDGLTLHTDAIQQRLRQIEAGHQLEVDALKRQVQELWSRLESHQAAGMLRLNGDMGDEVTSISDSDFNLEHNCLSRCSTELFSEASWEQVDKQDTEVTRWYPDHLAVQCYGCERGFWLATRRHHCRNCGNVFCGSCCDQKIPVPSQQLFEPSRVCKSCFSSLQPPTPPLSTELDKPITASSN; translated from the exons AATTGTTCGTGTGAGGTGTCA gTTCCCCTGCAGCTGATAGAAAGTGTAGAATGTCGGGACATGTTCCAAATGCACATCACCTGCAAAGACTGCAAGGTCATCAG GTGTCAGTTTTCCACGTTTGAGCAGTGTCAGGAGTGGCTGAAGAGGCTGAACCCTGCGGTCCGTCCCCCGTCCCAGATAGAGGAGCTCTTTTCCTTCGCCTTCCACGCATGGTGCGTTGAGAAGGAGCAGCACGGGGATCTGTGTAGGCCAG GTGATCATGTGCTGTCACGTTTCCATAACGAGGTGGAGCGGATGGGCTTTGACACTCAGAACGCCTGGAGAGTGTCTGAGATCAATAATAAGTACAA GTTGTGCTCCAACTACCCTCAACTGCTGCTGGTGCCAGCCTGGATCACTGATAAAGAGCTGGAGAATGTGGCGGGCTTCCGTTCCTGGAAGAGGATTCCGGCCGTGGTTTACAG GCACCAGAGCACAGGGGCAGTGATCGCTCGCTGTGGTCAGCCTGAGGTCAGCTGGTGGGGCTGGAGGAACGCAGATGATGAGCACCTGGTGCAGTCCATCGCCAGAGCCTGTGCTGTTGACAGCAGCTCATGTAAAGGCGTCTCCAGCTCCTTCTCTCATGAGTACACAAACGGAGCTGACCTCTCAGATGTGGACTTCG ACTCGTCTATGACTAACAGCTCAGAGGTGGAGACACTGGCCATCCAACCTCGAAAGCTTCTGATCCTGGACGCCAGGTCATACGCCGCTGCCGTTGCCAACAGAGCCAAAGGAGGAGGGTGTGAATGCCCAG AGTACTACCCTAACTGTGAGGTGGTGTTTATGGGTATGGCCAACATCCATTCCATCCGCAAGAGTTTCCAGTCTCTGCGCTTCCTCTGCACACAGATGCCTGATCCAGCCAA CTGGCTGTCTGCTCTGGAGAGCACAAAGTGGCTGCAGCATCTGTCCCTCCTGCTCAAGGCGTCTCTCCTCGTGGTGAACGCCGTGGACCGTGACCACAGGCCCGTACTGGTGCACTGCTCAGACGGATGGGATCGCACCCCTCAGATAGTGGCGCTGGCCAAACTCCTGCTGGACCCGTACTACCGCACCATTGAG GGTTTTCAGGTGCTGGTTGAGACCGAGTGGTTAGACTTCGGTCACAAGTTCGCAGACCGCTGTGGTCACGGAGAAAACGCGGAGGACTTGAACGAGAGATGTCCTGTCTTCCTGCAGTGGTTAGACTGTGTGCACCAGCTCCAGAGACAATTCCCATGCTCCTTCGAGTTCAACGAAGCCTTTCTG GTGAAGCTTGTGCAGCACACATACTCGTGTCTGTTCGGGACGTTCCTGTGTAACAGCGGGAAGGAGAGAGAGGACAGACACATTCAGGAAAGAACCTGCTCCGTTTGGTCCCTCCTCAGAGCAGCCAACCGCTCCTTCAGAAACATGCTGtactcctctcattcagagacC GTGCTTCATCCTGTGTGTCACGTACGCAATCTCATGTTGTGGACAGCAGTTTACCTACCCAGCTCTTCACCGACGACCCCTTCAGATGACTCCTGTGCCCCCTACCCAGCACCTGGTGCCAACCCTGAGGACCAGCCCCTCGGCAG GCGTCCTAAAACCCGCTCATTCGATAACCTGCCAAGCGCTTGTGAAGTCGGAAACCCGCTGACCTCCAATCGACGTTCCAGCGACCCCAGTTTGAATGAGAAATGGCAGGACCATCGCAGGTCTCTGGAGCTCAACATCGGGACAGGAGCTGACGGTGCTACATCTCCAGACTCAGATGAGAGGGTCAACGGACAAACCGTGGTGGGGCTTGTGGGAACATTGCCAAGTGGGGGCACAGAGAATGGGGACGGGCTCGGGGATGTCAGGTTGCCAATGGTGGAAGGCGTCAGCGAGGCAGAGCTGACAATTGGTGTGGCTGCGGGCCAAATGGAGAACATTCTCCAGGAAGCTACAAAAGACGAATCGCCACCAGAAAGCCACAGAGACACAAAGGCAGACCACACTTACAAAACCTCCGCTCTAAACGGAGGGAGTAATGATGTTGCATGTCCACAAGAGGGCAGTGTTGAGGCACAACTAACTGCTGATGCTCAGGAGAGCAAAGCTAAAAGCCTTGGAGATGCAAATgtcagtggacatttttcagaaGACGGTATTCCTTCTGAAGCATCTTCTGCTCTCAGCCAGGAAATCTCGGGAAGCCAAGACTTAGAAAAAGTAGTCGAGAAACATGTGATACCAGAACACAATCCTTCTCGTAACACAAATAATATCCCTCCCAATGGCCTCAGGACTGTGAGTAACAGCCATGGGCAAGAAACCATTGAGCGGGAGAAACGTCTTTCTCTTTTGGAGAGCTCCACAGAGACGCTTACGGAGGACTTGGGCGTTCGGCCTGAGAGTCTGGGACCTTTAACCATTCCACCTCCTCTTAAAACCCTTGCCGAATCATCGTGCCTCAAACAGGGTCTTCGTGCCGACCCCAGGACTTTAAACAACACCCCCAAATGTCCATCTCTCAGTGCCTTTCCTCCCATCACTGACCTCCTCAATCCGGTGTGCAACGGAGACTCCCCGGACCTCGAGCCCTCCACACCACAATGGGCGGCGCGCACAAACGGGGAACGGGCAACGCTCAGCCGCCAGGTGTCTCTCGCCAGCTGCAGCTCGCTGACCCTCCAAGCACGGGGTGCCTGCTCCCACCATCGCTGCCTGCACTTAGGGTTTCTGGGCCGGCCGAGCTTCAGCCCCCCAGAACCCCCTTCAGCCCGGAGCCATCTGGACGATGACGGGTTGACCCTGCACACAGATGCCATCCAGCAGCGGCTGCGGCAGATCGAAGCCGGTCACCAGCTGGAGGTGGACGCTCTGAAGAGGCAGGTACAGGAGCTCTGGAGCCGTCTGGAGAGCCACCAGGCCGCTGGGATGCTGCGACTCAACGGAGACATGGGTGATGAAGTG ACCTCAATCTCAGACTCTGACTTCAACCTGGAGCACAACTGTCTGTCCCGCTGCAGCACTGAACTCTTCTCTGAGGCCAGCTGGGAGCAGGTGGACAAGCAGGACACTGAG GTGACCCGGTGGTACCCGGATCATCTGGCCGTTCAGTGCTACGGCTGTGAGAGAGGATTCTGGCTGGCCACTAGAAGACATCACTGCAG GAATTGTGGGAATGTGTTCTGTGGCAGCTGTTGCGATCAGAAGATCCCGGTGCCAAGCCAGCAGTTGTTTGAGCCCAGTCGCGTGTGCAAGTCGTGTTTCAGCAGCCTGCAGCCTCCCACTCCGCCTCTGAGCACCGAGCTGGACAAACCCATCACCGCCAGCTCCAACTGA
- the LOC132098104 gene encoding myotubularin-related protein 3-like isoform X4, giving the protein MEEEGQQSLECIQANQIFPRKPPVLDDDDLQVPFPELHGECTAFVGRAEDAIIAMSSYRLHIKFKESVVNVPLQLIESVECRDMFQMHITCKDCKVIRCQFSTFEQCQEWLKRLNPAVRPPSQIEELFSFAFHAWCVEKEQHGDLCRPGDHVLSRFHNEVERMGFDTQNAWRVSEINNKYKLCSNYPQLLLVPAWITDKELENVAGFRSWKRIPAVVYRHQSTGAVIARCGQPEVSWWGWRNADDEHLVQSIARACAVDSSSCKGVSSSFSHEYTNGADLSDVDFDSSMTNSSEVETLAIQPRKLLILDARSYAAAVANRAKGGGCECPEYYPNCEVVFMGMANIHSIRKSFQSLRFLCTQMPDPANWLSALESTKWLQHLSLLLKASLLVVNAVDRDHRPVLVHCSDGWDRTPQIVALAKLLLDPYYRTIEGFQVLVETEWLDFGHKFADRCGHGENAEDLNERCPVFLQWLDCVHQLQRQFPCSFEFNEAFLVKLVQHTYSCLFGTFLCNSGKEREDRHIQERTCSVWSLLRAANRSFRNMLYSSHSETVLHPVCHVRNLMLWTAVYLPSSSPTTPSDDSCAPYPAPGANPEDQPLGRRPKTRSFDNLPSACEVGNPLTSNRRSSDPSLNEKWQDHRRSLELNIGTGADGATSPDSDERVNGQTVVGLVGTLPSGGTENGDGLGDVRLPMVEGVSEAELTIGVAAGQMENILQEATKDESPPESHRDTKADHTYKTSALNGGSNDVACPQEGSVEAQLTADAQESKAKSLGDANVSGHFSEDGIPSEASSALSQEISGSQDLEKVVEKHVIPEHNPSRNTNNIPPNGLRTVSNSHGQETIEREKRLSLLESSTETLTEDLGVRPESLGPLTIPPPLKTLAESSCLKQGLRADPRTLNNTPKCPSLSAFPPITDLLNPVCNGDSPDLEPSTPQWAARTNGERATLSRQVSLASCSSLTLQARGACSHHRCLHLGFLGRPSFSPPEPPSARSHLDDDGLTLHTDAIQQRLRQIEAGHQLEVDALKRQVQELWSRLESHQAAGMLRLNGDMGDEVTSISDSDFNLEHNCLSRCSTELFSEASWEQVDKQDTEVTRWYPDHLAVQCYGCERGFWLATRRHHCRNCGNVFCGSCCDQKIPVPSQQLFEPSRVCKSCFSSLQPPTPPLSTELDKPITASSN; this is encoded by the exons gTTCCCCTGCAGCTGATAGAAAGTGTAGAATGTCGGGACATGTTCCAAATGCACATCACCTGCAAAGACTGCAAGGTCATCAG GTGTCAGTTTTCCACGTTTGAGCAGTGTCAGGAGTGGCTGAAGAGGCTGAACCCTGCGGTCCGTCCCCCGTCCCAGATAGAGGAGCTCTTTTCCTTCGCCTTCCACGCATGGTGCGTTGAGAAGGAGCAGCACGGGGATCTGTGTAGGCCAG GTGATCATGTGCTGTCACGTTTCCATAACGAGGTGGAGCGGATGGGCTTTGACACTCAGAACGCCTGGAGAGTGTCTGAGATCAATAATAAGTACAA GTTGTGCTCCAACTACCCTCAACTGCTGCTGGTGCCAGCCTGGATCACTGATAAAGAGCTGGAGAATGTGGCGGGCTTCCGTTCCTGGAAGAGGATTCCGGCCGTGGTTTACAG GCACCAGAGCACAGGGGCAGTGATCGCTCGCTGTGGTCAGCCTGAGGTCAGCTGGTGGGGCTGGAGGAACGCAGATGATGAGCACCTGGTGCAGTCCATCGCCAGAGCCTGTGCTGTTGACAGCAGCTCATGTAAAGGCGTCTCCAGCTCCTTCTCTCATGAGTACACAAACGGAGCTGACCTCTCAGATGTGGACTTCG ACTCGTCTATGACTAACAGCTCAGAGGTGGAGACACTGGCCATCCAACCTCGAAAGCTTCTGATCCTGGACGCCAGGTCATACGCCGCTGCCGTTGCCAACAGAGCCAAAGGAGGAGGGTGTGAATGCCCAG AGTACTACCCTAACTGTGAGGTGGTGTTTATGGGTATGGCCAACATCCATTCCATCCGCAAGAGTTTCCAGTCTCTGCGCTTCCTCTGCACACAGATGCCTGATCCAGCCAA CTGGCTGTCTGCTCTGGAGAGCACAAAGTGGCTGCAGCATCTGTCCCTCCTGCTCAAGGCGTCTCTCCTCGTGGTGAACGCCGTGGACCGTGACCACAGGCCCGTACTGGTGCACTGCTCAGACGGATGGGATCGCACCCCTCAGATAGTGGCGCTGGCCAAACTCCTGCTGGACCCGTACTACCGCACCATTGAG GGTTTTCAGGTGCTGGTTGAGACCGAGTGGTTAGACTTCGGTCACAAGTTCGCAGACCGCTGTGGTCACGGAGAAAACGCGGAGGACTTGAACGAGAGATGTCCTGTCTTCCTGCAGTGGTTAGACTGTGTGCACCAGCTCCAGAGACAATTCCCATGCTCCTTCGAGTTCAACGAAGCCTTTCTG GTGAAGCTTGTGCAGCACACATACTCGTGTCTGTTCGGGACGTTCCTGTGTAACAGCGGGAAGGAGAGAGAGGACAGACACATTCAGGAAAGAACCTGCTCCGTTTGGTCCCTCCTCAGAGCAGCCAACCGCTCCTTCAGAAACATGCTGtactcctctcattcagagacC GTGCTTCATCCTGTGTGTCACGTACGCAATCTCATGTTGTGGACAGCAGTTTACCTACCCAGCTCTTCACCGACGACCCCTTCAGATGACTCCTGTGCCCCCTACCCAGCACCTGGTGCCAACCCTGAGGACCAGCCCCTCGGCAG GCGTCCTAAAACCCGCTCATTCGATAACCTGCCAAGCGCTTGTGAAGTCGGAAACCCGCTGACCTCCAATCGACGTTCCAGCGACCCCAGTTTGAATGAGAAATGGCAGGACCATCGCAGGTCTCTGGAGCTCAACATCGGGACAGGAGCTGACGGTGCTACATCTCCAGACTCAGATGAGAGGGTCAACGGACAAACCGTGGTGGGGCTTGTGGGAACATTGCCAAGTGGGGGCACAGAGAATGGGGACGGGCTCGGGGATGTCAGGTTGCCAATGGTGGAAGGCGTCAGCGAGGCAGAGCTGACAATTGGTGTGGCTGCGGGCCAAATGGAGAACATTCTCCAGGAAGCTACAAAAGACGAATCGCCACCAGAAAGCCACAGAGACACAAAGGCAGACCACACTTACAAAACCTCCGCTCTAAACGGAGGGAGTAATGATGTTGCATGTCCACAAGAGGGCAGTGTTGAGGCACAACTAACTGCTGATGCTCAGGAGAGCAAAGCTAAAAGCCTTGGAGATGCAAATgtcagtggacatttttcagaaGACGGTATTCCTTCTGAAGCATCTTCTGCTCTCAGCCAGGAAATCTCGGGAAGCCAAGACTTAGAAAAAGTAGTCGAGAAACATGTGATACCAGAACACAATCCTTCTCGTAACACAAATAATATCCCTCCCAATGGCCTCAGGACTGTGAGTAACAGCCATGGGCAAGAAACCATTGAGCGGGAGAAACGTCTTTCTCTTTTGGAGAGCTCCACAGAGACGCTTACGGAGGACTTGGGCGTTCGGCCTGAGAGTCTGGGACCTTTAACCATTCCACCTCCTCTTAAAACCCTTGCCGAATCATCGTGCCTCAAACAGGGTCTTCGTGCCGACCCCAGGACTTTAAACAACACCCCCAAATGTCCATCTCTCAGTGCCTTTCCTCCCATCACTGACCTCCTCAATCCGGTGTGCAACGGAGACTCCCCGGACCTCGAGCCCTCCACACCACAATGGGCGGCGCGCACAAACGGGGAACGGGCAACGCTCAGCCGCCAGGTGTCTCTCGCCAGCTGCAGCTCGCTGACCCTCCAAGCACGGGGTGCCTGCTCCCACCATCGCTGCCTGCACTTAGGGTTTCTGGGCCGGCCGAGCTTCAGCCCCCCAGAACCCCCTTCAGCCCGGAGCCATCTGGACGATGACGGGTTGACCCTGCACACAGATGCCATCCAGCAGCGGCTGCGGCAGATCGAAGCCGGTCACCAGCTGGAGGTGGACGCTCTGAAGAGGCAGGTACAGGAGCTCTGGAGCCGTCTGGAGAGCCACCAGGCCGCTGGGATGCTGCGACTCAACGGAGACATGGGTGATGAAGTG ACCTCAATCTCAGACTCTGACTTCAACCTGGAGCACAACTGTCTGTCCCGCTGCAGCACTGAACTCTTCTCTGAGGCCAGCTGGGAGCAGGTGGACAAGCAGGACACTGAG GTGACCCGGTGGTACCCGGATCATCTGGCCGTTCAGTGCTACGGCTGTGAGAGAGGATTCTGGCTGGCCACTAGAAGACATCACTGCAG GAATTGTGGGAATGTGTTCTGTGGCAGCTGTTGCGATCAGAAGATCCCGGTGCCAAGCCAGCAGTTGTTTGAGCCCAGTCGCGTGTGCAAGTCGTGTTTCAGCAGCCTGCAGCCTCCCACTCCGCCTCTGAGCACCGAGCTGGACAAACCCATCACCGCCAGCTCCAACTGA
- the LOC132098104 gene encoding myotubularin-related protein 3-like isoform X2 produces the protein MEEEGQQSLECIQANQIFPRKPPVLDDDDLQVPFPELHGECTAFVGRAEDAIIAMSSYRLHIKFKESVVNVPLQLIESVECRDMFQMHITCKDCKVIRCQFSTFEQCQEWLKRLNPAVRPPSQIEELFSFAFHAWCVEKEQHGDLCRPGDHVLSRFHNEVERMGFDTQNAWRVSEINNKYKLCSNYPQLLLVPAWITDKELENVAGFRSWKRIPAVVYRHQSTGAVIARCGQPEVSWWGWRNADDEHLVQSIARACAVDSSSCKGVSSSFSHEYTNGADLSDVDFDSSMTNSSEVETLAIQPRKLLILDARSYAAAVANRAKGGGCECPEYYPNCEVVFMGMANIHSIRKSFQSLRFLCTQMPDPANWLSALESTKWLQHLSLLLKASLLVVNAVDRDHRPVLVHCSDGWDRTPQIVALAKLLLDPYYRTIEGFQVLVETEWLDFGHKFADRCGHGENAEDLNERCPVFLQWLDCVHQLQRQFPCSFEFNEAFLVKLVQHTYSCLFGTFLCNSGKEREDRHIQERTCSVWSLLRAANRSFRNMLYSSHSETVLHPVCHVRNLMLWTAVYLPSSSPTTPSDDSCAPYPAPGANPEDQPLGRRPKTRSFDNLPSACEVGNPLTSNRRSSDPSLNEKWQDHRRSLELNIGTGADGATSPDSDERVNGQTVVGLVGTLPSGGTENGDGLGDVRLPMVEGVSEAELTIGVAAGQMENILQEATKDESPPESHRDTKADHTYKTSALNGGSNDVACPQEGSVEAQLTADAQESKAKSLGDANVSGHFSEDGIPSEASSALSQEISGSQDLEKVVEKHVIPEHNPSRNTNNIPPNGLRTVSNSHGQETIEREKRLSLLESSTETLTEDLGVRPESLGPLTIPPPLKTLAESSCLKQGLRADPRTLNNTPKCPSLSAFPPITDLLNPVCNGDSPDLEPSTPQWAARTNGERATLSRQVSLASCSSLTLQARGACSHHRCLHLGFLGRPSFSPPEPPSARSHLDDDGLTLHTDAIQQRLRQIEAGHQLEVDALKRQVQELWSRLESHQAAGMLRLNGDMGDEVTSISDSDFNLEHNCLSRCSTELFSEASWEQVDKQDTEVTRWYPDHLAVQCYGCERGFWLATRRHHCRGKERVEEVWNCGNVFCGSCCDQKIPVPSQQLFEPSRVCKSCFSSLQPPTPPLSTELDKPITASSN, from the exons gTTCCCCTGCAGCTGATAGAAAGTGTAGAATGTCGGGACATGTTCCAAATGCACATCACCTGCAAAGACTGCAAGGTCATCAG GTGTCAGTTTTCCACGTTTGAGCAGTGTCAGGAGTGGCTGAAGAGGCTGAACCCTGCGGTCCGTCCCCCGTCCCAGATAGAGGAGCTCTTTTCCTTCGCCTTCCACGCATGGTGCGTTGAGAAGGAGCAGCACGGGGATCTGTGTAGGCCAG GTGATCATGTGCTGTCACGTTTCCATAACGAGGTGGAGCGGATGGGCTTTGACACTCAGAACGCCTGGAGAGTGTCTGAGATCAATAATAAGTACAA GTTGTGCTCCAACTACCCTCAACTGCTGCTGGTGCCAGCCTGGATCACTGATAAAGAGCTGGAGAATGTGGCGGGCTTCCGTTCCTGGAAGAGGATTCCGGCCGTGGTTTACAG GCACCAGAGCACAGGGGCAGTGATCGCTCGCTGTGGTCAGCCTGAGGTCAGCTGGTGGGGCTGGAGGAACGCAGATGATGAGCACCTGGTGCAGTCCATCGCCAGAGCCTGTGCTGTTGACAGCAGCTCATGTAAAGGCGTCTCCAGCTCCTTCTCTCATGAGTACACAAACGGAGCTGACCTCTCAGATGTGGACTTCG ACTCGTCTATGACTAACAGCTCAGAGGTGGAGACACTGGCCATCCAACCTCGAAAGCTTCTGATCCTGGACGCCAGGTCATACGCCGCTGCCGTTGCCAACAGAGCCAAAGGAGGAGGGTGTGAATGCCCAG AGTACTACCCTAACTGTGAGGTGGTGTTTATGGGTATGGCCAACATCCATTCCATCCGCAAGAGTTTCCAGTCTCTGCGCTTCCTCTGCACACAGATGCCTGATCCAGCCAA CTGGCTGTCTGCTCTGGAGAGCACAAAGTGGCTGCAGCATCTGTCCCTCCTGCTCAAGGCGTCTCTCCTCGTGGTGAACGCCGTGGACCGTGACCACAGGCCCGTACTGGTGCACTGCTCAGACGGATGGGATCGCACCCCTCAGATAGTGGCGCTGGCCAAACTCCTGCTGGACCCGTACTACCGCACCATTGAG GGTTTTCAGGTGCTGGTTGAGACCGAGTGGTTAGACTTCGGTCACAAGTTCGCAGACCGCTGTGGTCACGGAGAAAACGCGGAGGACTTGAACGAGAGATGTCCTGTCTTCCTGCAGTGGTTAGACTGTGTGCACCAGCTCCAGAGACAATTCCCATGCTCCTTCGAGTTCAACGAAGCCTTTCTG GTGAAGCTTGTGCAGCACACATACTCGTGTCTGTTCGGGACGTTCCTGTGTAACAGCGGGAAGGAGAGAGAGGACAGACACATTCAGGAAAGAACCTGCTCCGTTTGGTCCCTCCTCAGAGCAGCCAACCGCTCCTTCAGAAACATGCTGtactcctctcattcagagacC GTGCTTCATCCTGTGTGTCACGTACGCAATCTCATGTTGTGGACAGCAGTTTACCTACCCAGCTCTTCACCGACGACCCCTTCAGATGACTCCTGTGCCCCCTACCCAGCACCTGGTGCCAACCCTGAGGACCAGCCCCTCGGCAG GCGTCCTAAAACCCGCTCATTCGATAACCTGCCAAGCGCTTGTGAAGTCGGAAACCCGCTGACCTCCAATCGACGTTCCAGCGACCCCAGTTTGAATGAGAAATGGCAGGACCATCGCAGGTCTCTGGAGCTCAACATCGGGACAGGAGCTGACGGTGCTACATCTCCAGACTCAGATGAGAGGGTCAACGGACAAACCGTGGTGGGGCTTGTGGGAACATTGCCAAGTGGGGGCACAGAGAATGGGGACGGGCTCGGGGATGTCAGGTTGCCAATGGTGGAAGGCGTCAGCGAGGCAGAGCTGACAATTGGTGTGGCTGCGGGCCAAATGGAGAACATTCTCCAGGAAGCTACAAAAGACGAATCGCCACCAGAAAGCCACAGAGACACAAAGGCAGACCACACTTACAAAACCTCCGCTCTAAACGGAGGGAGTAATGATGTTGCATGTCCACAAGAGGGCAGTGTTGAGGCACAACTAACTGCTGATGCTCAGGAGAGCAAAGCTAAAAGCCTTGGAGATGCAAATgtcagtggacatttttcagaaGACGGTATTCCTTCTGAAGCATCTTCTGCTCTCAGCCAGGAAATCTCGGGAAGCCAAGACTTAGAAAAAGTAGTCGAGAAACATGTGATACCAGAACACAATCCTTCTCGTAACACAAATAATATCCCTCCCAATGGCCTCAGGACTGTGAGTAACAGCCATGGGCAAGAAACCATTGAGCGGGAGAAACGTCTTTCTCTTTTGGAGAGCTCCACAGAGACGCTTACGGAGGACTTGGGCGTTCGGCCTGAGAGTCTGGGACCTTTAACCATTCCACCTCCTCTTAAAACCCTTGCCGAATCATCGTGCCTCAAACAGGGTCTTCGTGCCGACCCCAGGACTTTAAACAACACCCCCAAATGTCCATCTCTCAGTGCCTTTCCTCCCATCACTGACCTCCTCAATCCGGTGTGCAACGGAGACTCCCCGGACCTCGAGCCCTCCACACCACAATGGGCGGCGCGCACAAACGGGGAACGGGCAACGCTCAGCCGCCAGGTGTCTCTCGCCAGCTGCAGCTCGCTGACCCTCCAAGCACGGGGTGCCTGCTCCCACCATCGCTGCCTGCACTTAGGGTTTCTGGGCCGGCCGAGCTTCAGCCCCCCAGAACCCCCTTCAGCCCGGAGCCATCTGGACGATGACGGGTTGACCCTGCACACAGATGCCATCCAGCAGCGGCTGCGGCAGATCGAAGCCGGTCACCAGCTGGAGGTGGACGCTCTGAAGAGGCAGGTACAGGAGCTCTGGAGCCGTCTGGAGAGCCACCAGGCCGCTGGGATGCTGCGACTCAACGGAGACATGGGTGATGAAGTG ACCTCAATCTCAGACTCTGACTTCAACCTGGAGCACAACTGTCTGTCCCGCTGCAGCACTGAACTCTTCTCTGAGGCCAGCTGGGAGCAGGTGGACAAGCAGGACACTGAG GTGACCCGGTGGTACCCGGATCATCTGGCCGTTCAGTGCTACGGCTGTGAGAGAGGATTCTGGCTGGCCACTAGAAGACATCACTGCAG AGGCAAGGAGCGTGTGGAAGAGGTTTG GAATTGTGGGAATGTGTTCTGTGGCAGCTGTTGCGATCAGAAGATCCCGGTGCCAAGCCAGCAGTTGTTTGAGCCCAGTCGCGTGTGCAAGTCGTGTTTCAGCAGCCTGCAGCCTCCCACTCCGCCTCTGAGCACCGAGCTGGACAAACCCATCACCGCCAGCTCCAACTGA